The Alkalihalobacillus sp. LMS6 genomic interval CTGCATCTAAACGAAAGCCATCTAATCCGACTTCCTCTAACCAAAAAGTACTTGCATCTTTAAATTCATCCATGACTTTAGGGTTGGCAAAATTCAAATCCGGCATGCCGTGCCAGAATACCCCTTCATATTTCGGTTCACCATCTCCATGCCAAACCGGTTGCTGCCAATCGCCTACTTGATTGAGGTTCGTTGTTTCATCGCTCCAAACATAGTAATCCCGGTACGTCTCATCCCCTTCCAATGCTTTTTGAAACCAGGGGTGATCATACGAACTATGATTCATAACGAAATCCATGATTACCTCAATGTCACGCTTATGAGCCTCTTCCACAAACACCTTCATATCCTCGACTGACCCATATTCAGGATGAATCGCTTTATAGTCTGTCACATCATAGCCATGGTAACTAGGTGACGGGTTAATCGGCATCAGCCAAATCCCATTCACCCCAAGTTCTTGTAAGTAATCTAATTTTTCCGTAGCCCCTTTTAAATCGCCAATCCCGTCTCCATCACCGTCTGCAAACGCTCGCACAAAAATTTCATAATAGACGCGGCTATCTACATCTTCAACAAAAGCTTGTTCTTTTGACCACTTCATGTCTTTTTCCTCCTCGAGCAAACTGTTCGTACACCCGCTTGCGAGTAAGATCGGAATGAAAAGTGCCAGCGCTTTTTTCATTCACCCAGTCTCTCCCCTCATTTAAAAAGTCTCTTTTCTTTTTTATATATGAGGAGCTATCATCTACTATTCATGTGCAATGGTTTTCCTTCTTGCGTCACCAAAATACTTTTTAATCGCTTACATACATTTTCATATGTGAAACAGCGACTTTTTCAATCAAAAGACTAGACATCGTAAGCATCTTCCTGTATCTTAGGAATTCGTTTGTGAAAAAAGGAAATAGAGAGAGGAGTGGAGATTTATGTTACGTTTCGTAAACAATCGCCGCATCGTACTAACAATTTTTATGTTAGGTACGTTCGCCATAGGGATGACAGAATATGTCGTGACCGGGCTTCTAACGGAGTTTGCACGTGATTTAAACGTCGCGGTTTCAACGACTGGATTATTGTTAAGTGTATACGCGATTAGCGTAGCTGTCTTTGGTCCTCTCTTACGTGTCATCACGATTAAATATCCACCAAAACTGTTGCTCATTTGTTTAACAGCCGTTTTTGTTATTAGTAATATTGTGGCGGCTACAGCGCCAAATTTTGAAGTCCTGTTGCTATCACGACTACTATCAGCCGCTATGCATGCACCGTTTTTCGGCTTAGCGATGATGATGGCGATTAATATGTCTGCGCCAGAAAAACGTACTCAAGCCATCGCTATTGTGCAAGGTGGTTTAACCATCGCCATCATGATTGGTGTCCCGTTTGGATCATTTATCGGGGGCATGCTTGATTGGCGTCTTGTTTTTTGGTTCTTAGTCTTACTAGGTGCCCTTGTACTCATTGGTTTAGCTATTTTCGTTCCGAATGAAAAGCAAGCAGAAACACCAAAACTTAAATCAGAACTAAAAGCTTTATTAAACAAAAATGTGCTTTGGGTTCTAGCGATTATTGTTTTCGGTTTCTCTGGTGTCTTTACAGCGTACACATTTAAAGAACCGATGCTCCGAGAATTTGCAGGATTTGGCGTGCCTGGCGTTACGCTTGGCTTGTTCTTCTTCGGCTTAGGTGCTGTAATCGGCAACTTTACATCTGGTCGAGTACCACCAAGATTATTAACGAAAACATTAATGTTCTCACTCGTTGCCCTGGCACTTGTCTTGTTTTCGTTTACGTTCCTTCTGCAAAGTCCAGTTCTTGCCATTGTTAGCTGTTTCTTATTTGGCGCAGGGACATTTGGAACAACACCGTTACTAAATGCAAAAGTCATTTTAGCAGCAAAAGATGCACCTATGCTATCCGGAACGATTGCCGCATCAATCTTCAACGTTGCAAACGCACTAGGCGCAACCCTCGGCACATTGTTCTTAAATATGGGGCTAGACTTCCGCATGATTACCTTTGCGGCAGCAGGAATCATCTTATTAGGTCTCGTCCTCACAATTATTACGAGCAAAGTAGAAGACAAAACCTTATACGAATAACCTAGAGGCTTACCGGCATACACTTGTCGGTAAGCTTTTTCATTATCCATATCCTCCCACTTCTAGTAAACTATGATTAAAGGAGGTGACTTCCATGCTTGAATTGTTTCAATACATCCTTTTAGCAATCCTACTTTTTTTCGTTCTTCCAATGATTTTTTATAGAGGGATCTTCGGGAAAGGTAAACATCGTGATCAACTAGAAGATGAGACTGTCGTGGTGAAACATTCCTACACACTCTTTTCTTCCAATAAGGAAGAAACACCTTACTTTGTTGATGACGTTAAGAAAGGGTCGTTTAAGCGCAAAGATGCCAATGCTCTCCGTGCAAGCTCGAGGTGGCAACATATACATTTTGATGTCGTCGATCACGTCTCAGGTGACTCGTATCATGCTGAGCAAACTGGGTTTAAACCAACTTTCGGCGCAAATGCGTGGGATCTTTATGAAGGCAGAATCAAAATTGGTGAGATCAACGCCGAAGCGCTAAAAGCTTCAAAAGTTCAGTACACTCTCCGCATCCGTGGTGAAGAATATCGCGCAACTGTTCACGTTCGAGATGAGCTCATGCTTTACCAGAAAGACCACTTCGAGCATATATTGATTGGTATTTCGACCATCAGTTTTGCTGGAAAAAACGTCACCACCGAACTTAATGCTAGAGCCTACGATGAAACAACCTTGCGGGAAATCATGTTACTCGTCCATGCTGTTTGGTCAGCGACAGGAAAAATTTAAAAGGATTTCGATGGAAACATGCGAATAACCTATAAATATTCCCTGTGAATCGGAGTGGTTTTTTGAAAACATTTAGTCTAACGTTATGTTTATGTATAACCGTTCTTTTTACCGCTTGTTCTCCAGAAGAGCAAGCAAGGATTGTTGAAGAAGAGGTCGAGAAAGCTGAATCACTTGATACCATCTCAATCCCAACACATATTTTTAAGTCTGATGTTACACACCAGACCCTATCAACAGATGAACTCCATGCAAGTATTCAAGATTATTTAAATGCGAGTGCAGATCTAGATCATGTGATGTCTCAGTTTGAACAAACGCTTGATGCACAAGATCCACTTACAACAGAAGAAACGGCCAAAGCTGTTGAAGTCATGACCCTACTAAAGGAAAATGACGAAAACTTCTCGACCTATATTGAATCCAATACGCTACCAGAAGGATACGATGAAAACGTTGAGCGGATCCAACAATATATAACTGGCTACCATGAGTTCCTAACTTCTTTTCATGATTCGGTAAATCAGTTTGATCAAGCTATGGATGACCTATTAGTTGGTTCTATCAACCTTGATGCGCTTTTATTTATCGATGCAGTTCCTAGCCACGTAAACGGTCGAGAACAACAAAAGATTGAAACATTCCTCGAAGACAAAGGGATTGAAACACATCTGTTTGATTAAACGATATGTGTTTGCCATCTTTAATCGGCTGCTGTCAGTTTCTCTTTCATCTTTTCTAACGTATCATTTGACGCCCTTTTTATCGTTCCATCTAAATAAAACTTTGATGTCAGATCATGGTACTCATGCATCGGCACTAAATGGATATGGAGATGATCAATGTCTAGTCCAACGACTGCCAGCCCAACCTTAACTGGATTAAGGTTCTTTTGCAGATGATGACTCATTTGCTTCACGACGGCCATGATAGCTACATAACGTTCATCGCTCAATCCATTGATGTCTGATACATGTTGCTTTGGAATGACTAGCGTATGGCCAGGACGGATCGGGTTAATGTCTAAGATTACTAGACAATGCTTATCTTCATATAATACGTTCGATTCACTAGAATCATTGATGATGCCACAAAACATACAACTCACGGTCTTCACCTCGTTTTTCATTTTGACTAAACATCTCTTCTTTTATCATAAAACGTTTTCATGATAAAATGTAGGAATACTTTTTGATTTTCGACAACTAGAAATGAGGTGTTACGATGACTGAACATCCGTCGATTCACGCTATGTGGCAATCATTCGTTAAAGAGAACCCTGCCTATACGGATAGACCTTATCAGGCGTGGGCATTTGGAGATGGCACGAAGAAGATGGCAGACGACTTATGTGATCTTGTTGTAAAAGGAATAAAGCGAGGAACGTCCTCCTATTTCCTTGAATATGAGAAAGACGGCTCCCCCCTTCCAACAGAAGGACAAATGAATCTTATTCTAGATGGCGATGGCGTCGCACAAGCCATCATGGTAACTACAAAAATCGATCTCCTTCCGTACAATGAGGTCACAGAAGAACATGCTTTTGCAGAAGGAGAAGGCGATCAAACGCTTGCATATTGGAAAAGCGTTCATCAACCGTTCTTTTCCCAGTTATCCACTACTTTGGATTCTCCCTTTAATGAAACCGATCTAGTCGTATACGAGTGGTTAAAGCTTGTACATAAATAATGAGAAGGAGGTTCACTTTTGATCTATACATTTGTTCAAAGTACATATGAAGACAAACCCTACCTGTCACAATTAAGGATGAATGTGTTGCAAGACGATTTTGTTCGTCTAGAACTTCCACGCGAGCGTGTGCTTCAGCGATTTGAAGACCATTTCCGACCAGAGTCGATCTATTTAATTAAAGATCAAGATGTGAACACGATTGGCTGTATCGGCATAGTGGAACATGAACACGCAGTCGAATTAAAGAACTTTTATCTTGAACCAGGCTTTCAAGGACAAGGCATTGGTAGAACAGTCTTCCAATACATCCTTTCACACTATAAAGACAAGGAAGAGATCTCCTTGAAAATTTTTAAAGGAAGTCGAGCAAAACCGTTATATCAATCGTTTGGCTTCATCGTTACAGAACAAAATGAACGAGTCGAAACCATGTGTCTGTATCAAACCGTTTCTACGTAGCAAGCCGTGTCTCATCTGAAAAAGGAAAGAACCTTGACCATTCGTCAAGGTTCTTTTGTACCGTGCAATCTCATCGCTTTTATTTCGTCACTTCTTCGTTTTCAATTAGTTCAATCTCCAACTCCGCTTTAGAGATCGCCGCAGGTGGCGTTGTATTGTCTGTTAAAATATTTTTCACATGACTTACTTCCATTAACGGTTGTCCTTTTTCAAACCGATTCGGAAAGTCTGGTTGGACAAGGGCTTGTCTACCTAACGCAACAAAATCACAATGCTCCATTCCTACTAGTTTCCCAGCTTCAACCGGATCTTCTAGCGCACCGCATGCAATAATCGGCTTATTTGAATAACGTTTGGCTGCCTCTGCCATGAGCATCGAATCTTCTCCAAATGCTGGTACTTTCGCATCACCTTCAGAAAGATGGATATAATCGACTTTTGTCTTTCCAAGCGAAGAGAAAATCGTGGCCGCCTCTTCTTCGCCGCCTTCCCATTTATATGATGGATCGGTTGCTTTCATTTGTGAAATACGAACACCTAGCAACATCGTTTCACCAACGGCTTCTCGAACTTCATTAATTAACTCCACAATGAGTCTTACGCGATTTTCAGTCGAGCCTCCATAATCATCTCCACGTTGGTTACTCGCTTCAGAAAGAAATTGATCTAATAAGTAACCGTTCGCTCCGTGAAGCTCTACCCCATCAAATCCTGCTTCTTGAGCTCGAAGCGCCGCCTTCACAAAGTCTGTTTTAATCGTTTTAATGCCGTCAACCGTTAGTGGACGAGCTTCCGGAAAGGGGCCTTGTCCACCGTAAAGCGACACTTTTTCTCTTGGAGGCGTAAAGACGCTCGGCGCAACCGTTTCGTCCGTATACGCATTGCCTTGCGATTGCGCACCTGCGTGCATAATTTGCGCA includes:
- a CDS encoding MFS transporter: MLRFVNNRRIVLTIFMLGTFAIGMTEYVVTGLLTEFARDLNVAVSTTGLLLSVYAISVAVFGPLLRVITIKYPPKLLLICLTAVFVISNIVAATAPNFEVLLLSRLLSAAMHAPFFGLAMMMAINMSAPEKRTQAIAIVQGGLTIAIMIGVPFGSFIGGMLDWRLVFWFLVLLGALVLIGLAIFVPNEKQAETPKLKSELKALLNKNVLWVLAIIVFGFSGVFTAYTFKEPMLREFAGFGVPGVTLGLFFFGLGAVIGNFTSGRVPPRLLTKTLMFSLVALALVLFSFTFLLQSPVLAIVSCFLFGAGTFGTTPLLNAKVILAAKDAPMLSGTIAASIFNVANALGATLGTLFLNMGLDFRMITFAAAGIILLGLVLTIITSKVEDKTLYE
- a CDS encoding NDxxF motif lipoprotein, with amino-acid sequence MKTFSLTLCLCITVLFTACSPEEQARIVEEEVEKAESLDTISIPTHIFKSDVTHQTLSTDELHASIQDYLNASADLDHVMSQFEQTLDAQDPLTTEETAKAVEVMTLLKENDENFSTYIESNTLPEGYDENVERIQQYITGYHEFLTSFHDSVNQFDQAMDDLLVGSINLDALLFIDAVPSHVNGREQQKIETFLEDKGIETHLFD
- a CDS encoding HIT family protein, which produces MFCGIINDSSESNVLYEDKHCLVILDINPIRPGHTLVIPKQHVSDINGLSDERYVAIMAVVKQMSHHLQKNLNPVKVGLAVVGLDIDHLHIHLVPMHEYHDLTSKFYLDGTIKRASNDTLEKMKEKLTAAD
- a CDS encoding ASCH domain-containing protein, with the protein product MTEHPSIHAMWQSFVKENPAYTDRPYQAWAFGDGTKKMADDLCDLVVKGIKRGTSSYFLEYEKDGSPLPTEGQMNLILDGDGVAQAIMVTTKIDLLPYNEVTEEHAFAEGEGDQTLAYWKSVHQPFFSQLSTTLDSPFNETDLVVYEWLKLVHK
- a CDS encoding GNAT family N-acetyltransferase produces the protein MIYTFVQSTYEDKPYLSQLRMNVLQDDFVRLELPRERVLQRFEDHFRPESIYLIKDQDVNTIGCIGIVEHEHAVELKNFYLEPGFQGQGIGRTVFQYILSHYKDKEEISLKIFKGSRAKPLYQSFGFIVTEQNERVETMCLYQTVST
- a CDS encoding NADH:flavin oxidoreductase, with product MLNEKELLLNQATIGNHILKNRYIVAPMTRVSSSDKGVPNETVHRYYERFAKGGFAAIITEGIYPDTAYSQGYENQPGLATDEQMEAWKPIVETMKENRALSIAQIMHAGAQSQGNAYTDETVAPSVFTPPREKVSLYGGQGPFPEARPLTVDGIKTIKTDFVKAALRAQEAGFDGVELHGANGYLLDQFLSEASNQRGDDYGGSTENRVRLIVELINEVREAVGETMLLGVRISQMKATDPSYKWEGGEEEAATIFSSLGKTKVDYIHLSEGDAKVPAFGEDSMLMAEAAKRYSNKPIIACGALEDPVEAGKLVGMEHCDFVALGRQALVQPDFPNRFEKGQPLMEVSHVKNILTDNTTPPAAISKAELEIELIENEEVTK